In a single window of the Vibrio celticus genome:
- a CDS encoding ABC transporter ATP-binding protein translates to MLKGVDLKYLKHFFKFAKKYKGSAILGIVMLPLSVITSLLFPWLIIQVIDVHLSHGDMDGLLEYVFYLVAVLVASYVVDTTYSYNLRKTGQYTITDMRSVLFARVLKLPRSYFDNTPIGVTLSRLTSDLETIGETFVQSVVGLVKDSINTIALLVMMFFIDWQLTMIVLIIMPPVMYLTVYVRNRLRALYKVTRSSLARGIGFLQEVLFGMKTVQMYRAEEQVEQRYQGYTDEFLRAQKKINKYDAILFSFISGITSITIAIMIWYGSEQVIEGALTLGVLIAFINTLEKVFVPIRDFTSQIASIQSSFAAFDHIEELFVEPTEEEGRNLLPSNKVEKQLEQFVSLEFKNVSFRYKDDSPYVLKNVSFVLEKGHQIALVGSTGSGKSTILRLISKTYQDYEGSILLNGIELSQISSEDSAHLFSMMMQDVHLFEETIQFNIALGKTHLSRTEVEQAARYVYADKFIEQLPQGYDFHLEKNGSNLSVGQTQLISFARAVAQGGQLMMLDEATSSVDSITEDLIQKAMQRLFKEKTVIAIAHRLSTVRHSDTILVLEKGEIVEQGNHQQLVAHNGIYAGLLQESIVETGDSQATVA, encoded by the coding sequence ATGTTAAAAGGTGTTGATCTCAAGTACCTCAAGCACTTTTTTAAGTTTGCTAAGAAATACAAAGGCTCTGCGATTCTGGGCATCGTTATGCTTCCTCTTTCTGTCATCACGAGCTTGTTGTTCCCTTGGCTGATCATTCAAGTGATAGATGTTCACTTGAGTCACGGGGATATGGATGGTCTGCTCGAATACGTCTTCTATCTCGTTGCCGTGCTGGTGGCGAGTTATGTGGTGGATACCACCTATTCGTACAACCTGCGTAAAACTGGTCAATACACGATAACTGACATGCGATCAGTATTGTTTGCTCGCGTGCTCAAACTGCCGCGCAGCTATTTTGATAACACACCGATTGGAGTAACGCTCTCACGATTAACCAGTGACTTGGAAACCATCGGCGAGACGTTTGTTCAGTCGGTTGTCGGGCTAGTTAAAGACAGCATCAATACCATTGCTCTGTTGGTGATGATGTTCTTCATTGATTGGCAGTTAACGATGATTGTATTGATCATTATGCCGCCAGTGATGTATTTGACGGTGTATGTGAGAAACCGACTTCGTGCTCTCTATAAGGTGACTCGTTCTTCGCTCGCTCGCGGTATTGGCTTTTTGCAAGAAGTCTTATTTGGCATGAAAACCGTTCAGATGTACCGAGCGGAAGAGCAAGTCGAACAACGTTACCAAGGCTATACCGATGAGTTTTTAAGAGCGCAGAAGAAGATCAATAAATACGATGCGATTTTGTTCTCGTTTATCTCTGGCATCACCTCTATCACCATCGCGATTATGATCTGGTATGGCTCTGAGCAAGTGATAGAAGGGGCACTCACATTGGGTGTGCTGATTGCGTTCATCAACACCTTAGAGAAAGTGTTTGTTCCGATTCGTGACTTTACTTCGCAGATAGCTTCGATTCAGAGTTCATTTGCAGCGTTTGACCATATTGAAGAGCTGTTTGTTGAGCCTACTGAAGAGGAAGGACGCAACCTGCTGCCATCTAACAAGGTTGAGAAACAGCTTGAACAGTTTGTGAGCCTAGAGTTTAAGAACGTAAGCTTCCGCTACAAAGACGACTCTCCCTACGTTCTAAAGAATGTCTCGTTTGTATTGGAGAAAGGGCATCAAATCGCGCTTGTGGGTTCGACGGGCTCGGGCAAGTCGACGATTCTGCGTCTGATCTCTAAAACCTACCAAGACTATGAAGGCAGCATTTTGTTGAATGGAATAGAGCTGTCACAGATCTCAAGCGAAGACTCTGCTCATTTGTTCTCAATGATGATGCAAGACGTGCACTTATTTGAAGAGACCATCCAATTCAATATCGCGCTGGGTAAAACGCATCTATCTAGAACTGAGGTTGAGCAGGCGGCGCGCTATGTTTATGCCGATAAGTTTATTGAACAATTGCCACAAGGTTATGACTTCCACTTGGAAAAGAACGGATCCAACTTGTCTGTAGGGCAAACGCAGCTTATCTCGTTCGCTCGAGCGGTTGCACAGGGTGGTCAATTGATGATGCTTGATGAGGCGACCAGTTCGGTAGATTCAATCACCGAAGACCTGATTCAAAAAGCAATGCAGCGCCTTTTCAAGGAAAAAACCGTGATTGCGATTGCACACCGTTTGAGTACCGTTCGTCACTCAGATACGATTTTGGTGTTGGAAAAGGGTGAAATTGTTGAGCAAGGTAATCATCAACAGCTGGTGGCGCACAATGGTATTTATGCTGGCTTGTTACAAGAATCGATTGTAGAAACGGGCGATTCTCAAGCTACGGTGGCCTGA
- the phnR gene encoding phosphonate utilization transcriptional regulator PhnR: protein MQYVKIKDVIVEQIESGMLTPRQKLPAERKLAESFDTTRVTLREALSSLEAEGRIYREDRRGWFISPAPLRYDPTQTLNFTNMALSQNRKPKTELVAAKGMLATKEATRLLELQPFSDVYRVDRVRYLEDRPVVYVTNYIRPELFPNLLDYDLSKSLTDIYREHFGVVYQKIRYRVSTTSLLGETAQALRATSGSPAMVVERVNYNQNGDLIDCDIEYWRHDAISIESIAQLER, encoded by the coding sequence GTGCAGTACGTAAAAATCAAAGATGTCATCGTAGAGCAGATAGAGTCGGGGATGTTAACACCACGACAGAAGCTGCCTGCGGAGCGAAAACTGGCTGAATCGTTTGATACAACACGAGTTACGTTACGTGAAGCCTTGTCTTCACTTGAAGCGGAAGGGCGTATTTATCGAGAAGACCGACGTGGTTGGTTTATCTCTCCTGCGCCACTGCGCTACGATCCAACACAAACGCTGAACTTCACGAATATGGCTTTGTCGCAGAATCGTAAGCCAAAAACAGAGTTGGTGGCGGCGAAAGGCATGTTAGCAACCAAGGAAGCAACTAGGCTTCTTGAGCTGCAACCTTTTTCGGATGTTTATCGAGTAGACAGAGTTCGTTATCTTGAAGACAGACCCGTTGTGTATGTGACTAACTACATTCGACCTGAGCTGTTCCCTAATTTGCTTGATTATGACTTGTCTAAATCGTTGACGGACATCTACCGTGAGCACTTTGGCGTGGTGTATCAGAAGATCCGTTACCGAGTGAGCACAACGTCTTTACTTGGCGAGACAGCGCAAGCCCTGCGTGCGACTTCTGGTTCTCCTGCAATGGTCGTAGAGCGTGTGAACTACAACCAAAACGGCGACTTGATTGATTGCGATATTGAATATTGGCGTCATGACGCGATCAGCATTGAGTCGATCGCACAGCTAGAGCGATAG
- a CDS encoding putative hemolysin: protein MKKIGLMAVCAVVLGGCANDYAEYSEGQRVSVANPAAVYCVQQDGELDTVTENNQRTTYCVFDDGERIEQWEYYRNNHEQDSENQS, encoded by the coding sequence ATGAAGAAAATTGGTTTGATGGCTGTATGTGCCGTTGTATTGGGCGGTTGTGCAAACGACTATGCAGAATATAGCGAAGGCCAACGTGTTTCAGTCGCTAACCCAGCAGCGGTTTATTGTGTTCAACAGGACGGTGAATTAGACACGGTTACTGAAAACAATCAGCGTACAACTTACTGTGTATTCGATGACGGCGAGCGCATTGAACAGTGGGAGTACTACCGCAATAACCATGAGCAAGATTCAGAAAACCAAAGTTAA
- a CDS encoding EamA family transporter — protein MEFSAIVIVIISALLHAGWNVLGKSNQGSGSSFFLASGFAAAAILTPYLIWYVHSVGLSNILLPFWQLVLLSGICQIVYLIGLGAAYKQADIGVIYPMARALPVLTVGLGTVLIGYELSPNQWFGFTLITLGCLFVPLKKFSDLRLKAYLNLGVLWALIAAIGTTGYSIIDKEALLLLDPLITPVITNKHTAIFYLGIQFWAIVIPLSVWLFVTNQRIEFTNAWILRKKATLAGIMMASTYGLVLFAMTMTENVSLVVALRQVSIIFGVVMGIYFLKEKWHATRGVGVSLIIAGLVISLT, from the coding sequence ATGGAATTCTCTGCCATTGTCATCGTGATCATTTCGGCTCTGCTTCATGCGGGTTGGAATGTTCTAGGTAAATCTAATCAAGGCTCGGGCTCGTCTTTCTTCTTAGCCTCTGGCTTTGCCGCTGCCGCGATATTGACGCCTTACTTGATCTGGTATGTTCACAGTGTTGGACTGTCAAATATCTTACTTCCATTCTGGCAATTGGTTTTGTTGAGTGGGATTTGCCAAATTGTTTATCTAATTGGGCTAGGTGCTGCATATAAACAGGCCGATATTGGGGTGATTTACCCGATGGCACGAGCGCTGCCCGTGTTGACGGTGGGTTTAGGCACGGTGTTGATAGGCTATGAGCTGTCACCTAATCAATGGTTTGGCTTCACCTTGATTACCTTGGGTTGTTTGTTTGTACCACTTAAGAAGTTTTCAGATCTTAGGTTAAAAGCGTATCTCAACCTTGGCGTACTGTGGGCGTTAATCGCGGCCATTGGTACCACGGGCTATTCCATCATTGATAAAGAAGCGCTTCTGTTACTCGATCCTTTGATCACACCAGTTATAACTAACAAGCACACCGCGATTTTCTACCTAGGTATCCAGTTCTGGGCAATTGTGATTCCGTTGAGTGTTTGGTTATTCGTAACCAACCAAAGAATCGAGTTTACTAATGCTTGGATACTGCGAAAGAAAGCCACGCTTGCAGGCATTATGATGGCTTCGACTTATGGTTTGGTGTTATTTGCGATGACTATGACAGAGAACGTCAGCTTGGTTGTGGCACTTAGGCAAGTAAGTATCATCTTCGGCGTAGTGATGGGGATCTACTTTTTAAAGGAAAAGTGGCACGCGACTCGCGGTGTAGGCGTCTCTCTAATTATTGCTGGCTTAGTTATCTCATTGACTTAA
- a CDS encoding ABC transporter ATP-binding protein: protein MNKRQFIAHYLRMNRTSYLLAIVFIFLVNWLQVEIPRYIQLAIDLIDDASSTGHQQLQTYVWIVVGMSVAMVVVRILSRIYALNPGRITEAALKSTLLQKLNRLPSSFHERFASGRLISIINNDLSGIRLLFGVGFLQFFNALLALSLTPFYMWRISPELTLYSIIPISIAFVIFRVGFKRMKTLHLEHMKRLQNLSAQLMSYLSGIDLIKSQQMSPWVKAETEKLNQLLLECRLKITRIQVFFMPVLDYANDLMKIIILGLGGYMLMRQELTLGEITAFLTYSVLLAMPLMQLGRIATIYQRGMVGIQSAQTILNAKVPELDEDKLTELDVESLKGKTFSVRNLSFSYSGEERLILDDISFDIPAGKKVGVLGGIGAGKTTLVNCLNHHLDVPEGSVFLGERDVTSFSRSDLRRYVKTVTQDPYLFSATVEDNIRFGSLDTDLAKSQVDEVLELSQLASDVTRFEHGDQTLVGEKGIMLSGGQKQRLSIARALLQPTDLIIMDNVLSAVDYETERKILEGLFKRLENQSVLVVSHRVNALEYMDEVIVLNEGKVIAKGDHATLLKTCDYYYDTWQLQQNETEAVAC, encoded by the coding sequence ATGAATAAAAGACAGTTTATTGCCCATTATCTGCGCATGAATCGCACCTCGTACTTATTGGCGATTGTGTTTATCTTTCTCGTCAACTGGTTACAAGTAGAGATCCCTCGCTATATCCAATTGGCGATAGATTTGATTGATGATGCCTCTTCAACTGGCCACCAACAGCTTCAAACCTATGTTTGGATTGTGGTCGGGATGTCGGTTGCCATGGTGGTGGTGAGAATTCTGTCTCGTATCTATGCGCTTAATCCGGGGCGAATTACAGAGGCTGCGCTCAAAAGTACTCTTTTACAAAAGCTGAATCGCTTACCGAGCAGCTTTCACGAACGCTTTGCTTCGGGTCGACTGATCTCGATTATCAACAATGACCTTAGTGGCATTCGACTGCTGTTTGGTGTTGGCTTCTTGCAGTTCTTCAATGCGTTGCTTGCGTTGTCGCTGACGCCTTTTTACATGTGGCGCATATCGCCAGAACTCACACTGTATTCGATTATTCCTATCTCAATCGCTTTTGTGATTTTCCGTGTGGGCTTCAAGCGAATGAAAACACTGCATTTAGAACACATGAAACGTCTACAAAACTTGTCTGCTCAGCTAATGAGTTACCTGTCTGGGATTGATTTGATTAAGAGCCAGCAGATGTCACCTTGGGTGAAAGCCGAAACTGAAAAACTGAACCAGTTATTGCTTGAATGCCGCCTTAAAATTACACGCATTCAAGTCTTCTTTATGCCGGTACTCGACTACGCCAATGACCTGATGAAAATCATCATTCTTGGGCTTGGTGGCTACATGTTAATGAGACAGGAACTTACACTTGGTGAGATAACTGCCTTTCTGACTTACTCGGTTTTGCTCGCTATGCCATTGATGCAGCTTGGCAGAATCGCGACCATTTATCAGCGTGGCATGGTGGGCATTCAAAGTGCACAAACCATTCTTAATGCCAAAGTCCCAGAGCTAGATGAAGATAAGCTCACTGAATTAGATGTTGAATCGCTGAAGGGAAAAACGTTTTCTGTTCGTAACCTCAGCTTCAGCTATTCAGGTGAAGAACGCTTGATTCTCGATGACATCAGCTTTGATATTCCAGCTGGTAAGAAAGTGGGTGTGTTAGGCGGTATCGGAGCGGGTAAAACGACGTTAGTGAACTGCTTAAATCATCACTTGGATGTACCAGAAGGTTCTGTTTTCCTTGGTGAAAGAGATGTCACTAGCTTCTCACGCAGTGACTTACGCCGTTATGTTAAAACCGTGACTCAGGACCCTTACCTGTTTTCAGCAACCGTCGAAGACAATATCCGCTTTGGTAGCCTAGATACCGATTTGGCAAAGAGTCAGGTTGATGAAGTGCTAGAGCTCAGTCAGTTGGCCAGTGATGTGACACGTTTTGAACACGGCGATCAAACCTTAGTCGGTGAGAAAGGGATCATGTTGTCTGGTGGCCAGAAGCAGCGTTTAAGTATTGCGCGTGCTTTATTGCAACCCACCGACCTGATCATCATGGATAACGTTCTATCGGCTGTCGACTATGAAACAGAACGTAAGATCTTGGAAGGCTTGTTTAAGCGCTTGGAAAATCAATCGGTTCTTGTGGTTTCACACCGCGTTAATGCCCTTGAATATATGGATGAAGTCATCGTGTTGAACGAAGGTAAAGTGATCGCGAAGGGCGACCACGCCACATTATTGAAAACCTGTGATTACTATTACGATACATGGCAGCTACAGCAGAATGAAACGGAGGCAGTAGCATGTTAA
- a CDS encoding L-serine ammonia-lyase: MLSIFDIYKIGVGPSSSHTNGPMIAGFNFTQKIDAQLKQVKRIQIDLYGSLSLTGIGHHTDRATLLGLLGNRPDTIKITSANQAMRKAIEDKSLLVSGNHEIHFDVESDLLFHKTNLPLHENGMTISAFDASGSLLDMETYYSIGGGFIATADELQNGKQESETQVEFPFSSANQLLELSEQQGLSLGGLILRNEVSFQGMDVIDQKADQIWKVMSLCMQRGFDTEGILDGGLEVTRRAPALLKKLEANASIENDPMEIMDWINLFAFAVSEENAAGGQVVTSPTNGAAGVIPAVLMYYHRFIKELDTKQLKDFLAVSGAIGILYKTNASISGAEVGCQGEVGVSSSMAAAGLTALRGGSNEQICIAAEIAMEHSLGMTCDPIGGLVQVPCIERNAMGAMKAINASRMALKRTSKCLISLDKVIETMYQTGKDMNKKYRETSLGGLAVIHMAPPCE, encoded by the coding sequence ATGCTGTCTATTTTTGATATCTACAAAATTGGGGTTGGACCATCCAGCTCCCACACAAATGGACCAATGATCGCTGGGTTTAACTTTACCCAAAAAATTGATGCTCAGCTTAAGCAAGTGAAGCGTATTCAAATCGACTTATACGGCTCGTTATCATTGACGGGTATTGGTCACCACACAGACAGAGCGACCTTGTTAGGTTTACTAGGTAACCGCCCCGACACCATTAAAATCACCAGTGCTAACCAAGCTATGCGCAAGGCGATTGAAGATAAATCTCTATTGGTTAGCGGTAACCATGAAATTCATTTCGATGTAGAAAGCGACCTTCTCTTCCACAAAACTAACCTTCCGTTGCATGAAAATGGCATGACTATCTCTGCCTTTGACGCAAGCGGTAGTCTTCTGGATATGGAAACCTACTACTCGATTGGTGGTGGCTTTATCGCAACCGCTGATGAGCTACAAAACGGCAAACAGGAATCAGAAACACAAGTTGAGTTCCCTTTCTCTTCTGCCAACCAGTTACTTGAACTATCAGAACAACAAGGACTTAGCCTTGGTGGCTTAATTCTGCGTAACGAAGTGTCTTTCCAAGGTATGGATGTAATTGACCAGAAAGCCGACCAAATTTGGAAGGTGATGTCTCTGTGTATGCAGCGTGGCTTTGACACGGAAGGCATCCTTGATGGCGGCCTAGAAGTCACTCGTCGAGCACCTGCTCTGCTTAAAAAGCTTGAAGCGAATGCCTCGATTGAAAACGATCCAATGGAGATCATGGATTGGATTAACCTATTTGCCTTTGCCGTGAGTGAAGAGAATGCAGCAGGTGGCCAGGTTGTCACATCACCTACTAATGGTGCGGCTGGCGTTATTCCTGCGGTTTTGATGTACTACCATCGTTTCATCAAAGAGCTAGACACTAAGCAACTTAAAGACTTCTTGGCGGTCTCTGGTGCAATCGGCATCTTATACAAAACCAACGCTTCGATTTCTGGCGCAGAGGTAGGTTGTCAGGGTGAAGTCGGCGTTTCTTCTTCAATGGCAGCTGCTGGCCTAACTGCCCTGCGTGGTGGTAGCAACGAGCAAATCTGTATTGCCGCTGAGATCGCGATGGAACACTCACTGGGCATGACATGCGATCCGATCGGCGGGCTTGTTCAGGTGCCATGTATCGAACGTAACGCAATGGGTGCAATGAAAGCAATTAATGCATCGCGCATGGCATTGAAACGTACCAGCAAGTGTCTTATCTCGTTAGACAAGGTTATCGAGACCATGTACCAAACAGGTAAAGACATGAACAAGAAGTATCGTGAAACTTCTTTAGGTGGCTTGGCCGTGATCCACATGGCACCCCCGTGTGAGTAA
- a CDS encoding NUDIX hydrolase — protein sequence MRHLKTTIHPDIDHLDNKTVYKRNAARAIVLDGEDILMLYTERYHDYTIPGGGLDEGEDVIAGMVRELEEETGAKNIHSIKPFGIFEEFRPWYKDDADMMHMISYCYSCKIDRELGETAYEDYEVKNGMKPVWMNIHEAIAHNEKTMAESPKKGMSIERETFLLHLIAKEML from the coding sequence ATGAGACACCTAAAAACAACCATCCACCCTGATATCGACCATCTAGACAATAAAACGGTCTACAAGCGCAACGCTGCCCGTGCCATTGTGTTAGATGGTGAAGACATTCTGATGCTGTATACAGAGCGTTATCACGACTACACCATTCCTGGTGGTGGTTTGGATGAAGGGGAAGATGTGATCGCAGGTATGGTTCGTGAACTCGAAGAAGAGACTGGCGCGAAGAATATCCATAGCATCAAGCCGTTCGGCATTTTTGAAGAGTTTCGTCCTTGGTACAAAGACGATGCAGACATGATGCACATGATTTCTTACTGCTACTCATGCAAGATTGATCGTGAGCTTGGTGAAACGGCTTACGAAGATTATGAAGTGAAAAACGGGATGAAACCGGTGTGGATGAATATCCATGAAGCGATCGCTCACAACGAAAAGACCATGGCAGAGAGCCCTAAGAAAGGCATGAGTATTGAACGTGAAACCTTTTTGCTGCACTTGATTGCCAAAGAGATGCTTTAG
- a CDS encoding YdcF family protein, translating to MSINHLLIVLGKRLNENKLTDEGISRVDALFEYLAEPLVEESNQQTAVAFCGGITKGQTLSEADAMHQYFRKLEKRREHPFFLGAILLEQHSTNTVENIQNLASEMIASGLFTRGQSVQVTFVSNDYHLQRIFEIQSLMDEQGLLKVLVEKCSALGIELQIDRRLDAHVAVPYPHQSAQGQLFLLMDVLTTYRVYLEGVCAGAFKRDLELVRREPERLSLEALITAKELVGRSSDFDIVESLLPILGRCIQQTSVGTDIKKVREYLALLDTNLTLLNRYLDPESDNTHRWWR from the coding sequence ATGAGCATTAATCACCTCCTTATTGTGCTGGGTAAGCGACTGAATGAGAATAAATTGACTGATGAAGGAATCAGTCGAGTTGATGCTTTGTTTGAGTATCTGGCGGAGCCTTTGGTAGAAGAGTCGAATCAGCAAACCGCGGTTGCATTTTGTGGTGGGATAACGAAAGGGCAAACTCTGTCTGAAGCCGATGCGATGCACCAATATTTTAGGAAGCTTGAAAAGCGGCGTGAACATCCGTTTTTCTTAGGAGCGATTTTGCTCGAGCAGCATTCGACCAACACTGTCGAGAACATACAAAACTTGGCCTCAGAGATGATTGCAAGCGGGCTGTTTACTCGCGGGCAAAGTGTGCAAGTGACATTCGTTTCTAATGACTACCACTTACAACGTATATTCGAGATTCAATCGCTCATGGACGAGCAAGGTTTGCTTAAAGTTCTCGTCGAGAAGTGTTCCGCACTTGGGATAGAGCTGCAAATAGATCGCAGGTTGGATGCTCATGTTGCGGTGCCATACCCACATCAAAGTGCTCAAGGGCAATTGTTTCTGTTGATGGACGTACTGACGACCTACCGAGTTTATCTTGAAGGTGTTTGTGCGGGCGCATTTAAGCGAGATTTAGAGTTGGTTAGACGAGAGCCAGAAAGACTGTCTTTGGAAGCATTGATAACTGCCAAGGAGCTAGTTGGACGTTCATCTGACTTTGACATTGTGGAGAGTTTACTCCCAATATTAGGGCGCTGTATCCAGCAGACTTCAGTGGGTACCGATATAAAAAAAGTCAGGGAATACCTAGCATTACTCGATACTAACCTGACTTTATTGAATCGTTATTTAGACCCGGAATCGGATAACACACATCGCTGGTGGCGATAG
- a CDS encoding siderophore-interacting protein yields MSKPSPITLTVTQTLTITPNMQRITLSGEGLSKYPTECAGGYIKLLFSPLRTTDLSQLNEGERPTMRTYTIRQYNPVEQFIEVDFVRHITTDMQCGFAARWAMNAQVGDTISVAGPGLIQGLNLESDWFFLVADMTSLPALSAKVKSLPEHAKGHAVVQINSAADKQTLEAPKGIKITWLIEDETEETLSQTVRSIEWLDGQVSVWTACEFESMRELRQYFRNEKEVAKENIYISSYWKRGVTEDGHKVLKQQDAQALAG; encoded by the coding sequence ATGAGCAAGCCTAGCCCTATCACATTAACCGTTACTCAAACCTTAACCATTACTCCAAACATGCAGCGTATAACGCTTAGCGGTGAGGGATTAAGTAAATACCCGACAGAATGTGCCGGCGGCTACATCAAGCTTTTATTCTCGCCACTCCGCACCACAGATTTGAGCCAATTGAATGAAGGTGAGCGTCCTACCATGCGCACTTACACTATTCGTCAGTACAACCCAGTAGAGCAATTTATCGAAGTCGATTTCGTTCGCCACATCACTACAGATATGCAATGTGGTTTTGCTGCAAGATGGGCAATGAACGCACAAGTGGGTGATACTATTTCCGTGGCTGGTCCGGGTCTAATCCAAGGGCTAAACCTTGAGTCGGATTGGTTCTTCTTAGTCGCAGACATGACTTCACTCCCTGCGCTTTCCGCAAAAGTAAAATCACTTCCAGAGCACGCGAAAGGTCACGCTGTGGTTCAAATCAACTCAGCAGCAGACAAGCAAACTCTTGAAGCGCCTAAAGGCATCAAAATCACTTGGTTGATTGAAGATGAAACTGAAGAAACACTATCACAAACCGTTCGCAGCATAGAATGGTTAGACGGTCAGGTTTCAGTATGGACAGCATGTGAATTTGAAAGCATGCGCGAGCTAAGACAATACTTCCGCAACGAAAAAGAAGTCGCAAAAGAGAACATCTACATCAGCAGTTACTGGAAACGTGGCGTCACCGAAGATGGCCATAAAGTGCTGAAACAACAAGATGCTCAAGCTTTAGCGGGTTAA
- a CDS encoding peptide MFS transporter produces MWNRLNKSMMFCQMMFGLSFYGVMVILTRFFLEDLNYNEADTMMVVGAFSAIGPLFAIAGGFIADKFLGAYRSLTIAFLGFASGYVLLVLGAAATNVPMALCGIALASYARGLMSPSYPSLYKRTFKTQEDFENCYPINYSVNNIGALLGQYLFPMLVLVVGFHGGFLLSAVLAGAALLMMIFVRKGLVEASAEIDQQPVSTKNWAAFLGLSAAMIGLVFFMFSNMDIGQNIVYAIGGAAIIYFVSLMMKSKKSDMLKMGTILIITFLTTCFFVYYGQMMTSMTMVAINTMRGDLFGFIPVAPEASMAMNPLWCMVAGPIIAGIFSNLEKKNINFSTATKVGFSFILTAIAFGILTMAVTTVGDDVLIRPEVFLAIHFFLAFGEVIVGSMVVAFILSVAPKHIENFSVSLFSVAIALSGIVGAVFSTSIALEKGQEITQEIVQTVYGDYFQMLTVLAVVMVGIAMAASFIIRKMLEAAKAADETIELEQANS; encoded by the coding sequence ATGTGGAATAGATTAAACAAATCAATGATGTTCTGCCAGATGATGTTTGGACTTTCGTTCTATGGCGTCATGGTGATCTTGACTCGTTTCTTCCTTGAAGATCTGAACTACAATGAAGCCGACACCATGATGGTTGTTGGTGCTTTCTCTGCAATCGGACCGCTATTTGCTATCGCAGGTGGCTTTATCGCCGACAAGTTTTTAGGCGCTTACCGATCTTTAACCATTGCCTTCCTAGGGTTCGCAAGTGGTTACGTTCTACTGGTACTTGGTGCAGCAGCAACCAATGTTCCGATGGCATTATGTGGTATTGCGTTAGCAAGTTATGCACGTGGTTTGATGTCTCCTTCTTACCCAAGTCTTTACAAACGCACGTTCAAAACTCAAGAAGATTTTGAGAACTGCTACCCAATCAACTACTCAGTAAACAACATTGGCGCTCTACTAGGTCAATACCTGTTCCCAATGCTAGTGCTTGTTGTTGGTTTCCACGGTGGTTTCCTTCTTTCTGCTGTTCTAGCAGGCGCTGCGCTTCTAATGATGATCTTTGTTCGCAAGGGCCTTGTTGAAGCAAGTGCTGAAATCGATCAACAACCAGTAAGCACTAAAAACTGGGCAGCCTTCCTTGGCCTTTCTGCAGCTATGATTGGCTTGGTATTTTTCATGTTCTCTAACATGGATATTGGCCAAAACATCGTATATGCAATTGGCGGTGCAGCGATCATCTACTTTGTCTCTTTGATGATGAAATCGAAGAAGTCAGACATGCTGAAAATGGGCACAATCTTAATAATCACATTCCTGACGACCTGTTTCTTCGTGTACTACGGCCAGATGATGACGTCGATGACTATGGTAGCAATCAACACCATGCGTGGTGACCTATTTGGCTTCATTCCTGTTGCACCAGAAGCGTCAATGGCGATGAACCCACTATGGTGTATGGTTGCGGGCCCTATCATCGCGGGTATCTTCTCTAACCTAGAAAAGAAAAACATTAACTTCTCTACGGCAACGAAAGTCGGTTTCTCATTCATTCTAACGGCTATCGCTTTCGGTATCCTAACAATGGCAGTAACCACAGTTGGTGATGACGTTCTGATTCGCCCTGAAGTATTCCTAGCGATTCACTTCTTCCTAGCATTTGGTGAAGTAATTGTTGGCTCTATGGTTGTAGCCTTCATCCTGTCAGTTGCACCTAAGCACATCGAGAACTTCTCAGTAAGCTTGTTCTCTGTTGCTATCGCACTATCGGGCATTGTTGGTGCCGTATTCTCAACGTCTATTGCACTAGAGAAAGGCCAAGAGATCACACAAGAGATCGTGCAAACGGTTTACGGTGATTACTTCCAAATGCTGACTGTTCTTGCAGTCGTGATGGTAGGTATCGCAATGGCAGCATCGTTCATTATTCGTAAGATGCTAGAAGCTGCGAAAGCCGCTGATGAAACAATTGAACTAGAGCAAGCTAACAGCTGA